From Fusarium musae strain F31 chromosome 8, whole genome shotgun sequence:
TTACACATCTCACAAAGGTAGTAGTAAATAAACGAAAGGAAGTGTCTCAAAGATCCTTGTGTTTATTGCTTTTTTGCTGTGAACGGCGTGTCTTCTTCTGGTTTTATAGGAGCCCTCGCTGTGCTGGTGACATGAAGCAATCAGATGCAGGCTCAGGCGCACAACGTCACCAACGTCAACGCAGGTTCTTCAGGCATGAATAGTGAACCAATGAACCAAAGAAGTTTCACCTGTTTCATTgaactcttttttttttgttgaTCCTATTTCGAATGGTTCAAACTCTGTTGCTGTATTTAACTCGCACACTGCCTTGTCTGTTTGGAGCCACAAGTCTGCAGTGGCGGGCCTGCTGAGGGCTGGATTAGTGAGTCAACGAGGCAGCTAGTGCACCTCTGTTTTGGTCAGTGTCAACACAGAACAACAAATGCGAACCTACATCAACACCACACACCGTCGGTATCAACGGACGCGTCGGACTTCCCATCGATCCATACACCAAGGACTGGGAGACTGTTCAGCAAAACTTTCCAGAGGCGACTTGAGGTTCGGGGGGGCATTGAAGATAGTTTAAGTAATGCATGGTAACATGGTGGAAATGGGGCATAGGCTACGACTATCCCAAATAGACAACGTGGCGGAATAATGAAGACACTGGAGTTTGTAACACGTCCCGTAAGGAGATCATACTACGACCTGCAATGGCGCTTTCATTCTTGATACTACAGTCCATCGCGAAATGTACATCTAAGTACCAGTGCCCTTCCCTACTGCTGCATCGGCAAAGGAGCTTTCTCTCTCCACAAGAGCCCACCACGCGCCTTAACCCCTAAGAAGTACTGAAACAGGGTATTCATCTCACCCCCGCCTACTGTATTGACCATCACCGCCCACGACTGCACAGCCTCCcaaacatcaagaagaaTCTCCCGCACAGGGACCGCGGGGTTGACCTTCGCAGACTCAACAATTGTGACAAAGACGCTCTTGTTCGTAATGTTCAACTTGACAGCGATGCACGCCGGGAGAAGCCCATTGATGGCCGCCAGGTCTTTGAAGACGTACCACCCTAATGGGACTTTTGGTTCAACTTCGAAGGGACCGACTGCGTTGCATTCGTTGAATGGCTTGCTGATGGTGAGATTCCAGAGCGCTCTTCTTATGTCGAGATCGGTATCAACTCTCAGTGGCTCGCCAATGTTCTGAAGGGGAGCTGAGGACGTGACGGTGTATTTGTCGTTAGGATCCGCGGCGCGGGCGGCAGTTGCTGCGTCAGCTTGCGCTTTGAGCTGTTGGTTCATTCGTGCGATCCCCTCATCTTGAACTCTTCGTTCCTGGCAGTATCGCGCATAAATGCCGTTCGGTTCCTCGCCTGGCGCAAGCACAGAAGGATACTTGACATGCGTCCAAGGCCACTCCGGAGCATCGTCCCCGAGCGGGTCAACTAACATCAATCAGCGCAGTTCCCTAGCAAGGGGGATGAAACGCACAGCACATCTTCCACATGATGCGCTCGCACATCAATCCAAACCAAGGAGACGGCGTCGCTCGCACACCAGTAGCGTAAAGCTCCTGACAGACCCTCTTGATAGCCGCTCTTCCATACTCGGTGATGATGTGGCTGATCTCAGGACGTATGAAGGCGATGTATTCTGTGATGTGGCGGCGGCGGACACCAGGCTGCTCGAGGGTCTCGGGAGTAGGGACTTGACCGGCGTAGCGCTGGCCGGTGGGTTCCTCAAAGGGACGTCTGCGGGGCGAGCACTCGAGATAGTTTCTCTGTGCCATCGTTGGCGCTCTTCGTTGCCGATGGGAAGAGTGAAGTTTTTTCTTCGTGGCGTGGTGCGTTGAGATTGCTAGGTGTGGTTACACAGCGCGGGTTGCCGCAGGTGGGAAAATTTGCAAAAGGCTCATGTCCGCACTCTGTTTAGCATTTTCTCCGGGCTTCGCTTGCAGTGTAAACCAAGGCCCGAAGGAAGGGGCTTCTCACAACATAGATTCCAACCAAGTTCTGTTTGTACTCGCACCGTTCGTCTATACGGGCAGGTACCGCACTTTGAACTCTGCCCGAATCTCATCTCCAATTATTCCAGCGGATTTAACCCACTTCTATAAACAAAGACCCTCGATGGAATATTATAGTGACTTTTTGTAGATAAAATGATGAATTTCACCAATTCAAACGCCACAGGGCAACTACACCAACCTCACCCTCGCCGTATCATGACAACTTCATTCACAACGGTACAACGTTTGTGCTTGTTCTGTAACGTTCTACATAAACGGAAAAGGGCTTGTGGaagcctttaattaaagttgcTCGCCTCTTTTAACTCTAATTCTCATTGTTTCCATCTCACAAAGTTTCTTTTACAGTATGCGCTGCCTTTCTTGTGTAATGCAAAGGAGTTGAAGTGACacaaagatcatcatcatgtttcATAATCCATGAGGGCCCACTTCCTCTCGCTTGACTGAGAGACGAGGTACCACAAAGCACGGTATGTAAAGTCTCCTTCTGCCCAGCTCTCTCTCCCCTTCAACTCcccttgatctcatcaaccttaCCTTTTCATTAGACATCACAAATTGCCGCAAGTTATTCCATACTCATTCCTTCATTTCAGTCGCTCTAACTCAGCTCTAGATTCAGCCGACCGCAACCATGGACAACAAGACCCCCGCCAAAAAGGATTCCCTGACCATCCAAGAGCTTTGGCGCCGCATGAATCAGCCCATCATCCTCACACACGAGGGCCCCATGCTTCCCGGCGACCCCAGCACCCTCCAGAAAGTCcccgagctcaaggccacCGCCCTCGTCGCCGGCAATATTCTCTGCGGTCTCCGTCTCGAGAGCCCCTCCGGCGAGACAGGCAACATGGTCGCCCCAAGCGATCTCTGGAAGGATGCCATCATCTACCAGGGTGACACCAACGGCGAACGACCAGCCATCGAATCTTCCAAGCTTCTCCGCCGCAACGTGGAGCTCTGCAACATCCCCCTGCCCATCACCAGCAAGCGCGTCATGGATAAGAAGCTGCCAGCTGGCTACCGCAAGGTTGAGATCAAGTTCAGCTTCGTCGATCCTAGCGAGGGGAACAGCCAGTCCAAGGGACTCATTGAGATTCAGGACTCTGAGGTTGAAAAGGCTTTCCTCATGTTTGGCCATGACAAGGACAATCATGGCAAATCGCTGATGCTT
This genomic window contains:
- a CDS encoding hypothetical protein (EggNog:ENOG41), with the translated sequence MAQRNYLECSPRRRPFEEPTGQRYAGQVPTPETLEQPGVRRRHITEYIAFIRPEISHIITEYGRAAIKRVCQELYATGVRATPSPWFGLMCERIMWKMCFDPLGDDAPEWPWTHVKYPSVLAPGEEPNGIYARYCQERRVQDEGIARMNQQLKAQADAATAARAADPNDKYTVTSSAPLQNIGEPLRVDTDLDIRRALWNLTISKPFNECNAVGPFEVEPKVPLGWYVFKDLAAINGLLPACIAVKLNITNKSVFVTIVESAKVNPAVPVREILLDVWEAVQSWAVMVNTVGGGEMNTLFQYFLGVKARGGLLWREKAPLPMQQ